A genomic stretch from Alosa sapidissima isolate fAloSap1 chromosome 3, fAloSap1.pri, whole genome shotgun sequence includes:
- the tom1 gene encoding target of Myb protein 1 isoform X2, producing the protein MEFLIGNPFSTPVGQRIEHATSSTLPSEDWALNMEICDIVNETEEGPRDAVRAIKKRIVGNKNFKEVMLALTVLEACVKNCGHRFHVLVSTREFIEGVLVRAILPRNNPPLVMQDRVLSLIQAWADAFRSSPDLTGVVSVYEDLRRKGLEFPNSDLEALPPIHTPTRSVTDPRPPVTVCSAPCSPKPSSQPPNHTQSQPPQNQNPDDPVILSPQQLKRLRSDIQVVQGNLTVMSDMMTQMHPGCAQPSDKELLLQLYGTCKDMQEKLVELIPRLSEEKLVEELLVTNDEINTTFTRYRRFERLYTHSNTPRQCPTYTNLKDFDPASDQSVGTSELKPCRQPPISTLCSQLATLHTEEVISAHRQNHTGTQQIISEHLGNSAVEASNSVRNNSGTIPVSQATAMDDIEKWLEFDDEEDMGDSEGVTSEEFDRFLAERARAADRLPSVRASQDPSNPQPNC; encoded by the exons ATGGAGTTTTTAATTGGAAATCCTTTTTCCACACCAGTGGGGCAGCGAATAG AGCATGCTACCAGCTCAACGTTACCATCAGAAGATTGGGCACTCAATATGGAGATCTGTGACATTGTCAACGAAACTGAAGAGGG ACCCAGAGATGCTGTTAGAGCAATAAAAAAGAGGATTGTGGGAAATAAGAACTTCAAAGAAGTTATGCTGGCATTAACA GTACTGGAGGCATGTGtgaagaactgtggccacagATTCCATGTTCTGGTGTCGACCCGAGAGTTCATAGAGGGGGTTCTTGTCCGAGCTATTTTGCCCAGGAACAATCCTCCTTTGGTGATGCAGGACCGAGTACTCAGCCTCATACAG GCGTGGGCCGATGCATTCCGCAGCTCTCCCGACCTGACGGGTGTGGTGTCTGTTTATGAAGACCTCAGGAGAAAAGGCCTGGAGTTCCCCAACAGTGACCTGGAGGCTCTCCCTCCAATCCACACCCCCACCAGG AGTGTGACAGATCCCCGCCCCCCTGTCACCGTGTGCTCTGCACCCTGCTCTCCGAAGCCGTCATCTCAGCCACCCAACCACACCCAGTCTCAGCCCCCACAGAACCAAAACCCAGATGACCCCGTCATACTTTCACCTCAGCAG TTAAAGAGGTTGAGGTCGGACATTCAGGTGGTGCAGGGCAACCTGACGGTCATGTCTGACATGATGACTCAAATGCATCCAGGGTGTGCTCAGCCGTCCGACAAAGAACTGCTTCTG CAGTTGTATGGCACGTGTAAAGACATGCAGGAGAAACTGGTGGAGCTGATCCCACGACTCTCAGAGGAGAAGCTGGTGGAGGAGCTGCTGGTCACCAACGATGAAATCAACACCACCTTCACACGATACAGGAG GTTTGAGAGACTTTACACTCACTCAAATACCCCTCGGCAG TGCCCCACCTATACTAACCTCAAAGACTTCGACCCAGCCTCTGACCAATCGGTTGGTACATCTGAACTCAAGCCTTGTAGACAGCCACCAATCAGCACTCTTTGCAGCCAACTGGCAACTCTTC ATACAGAAGAAGTTATATCAGCACACAGACAGAATCACACTGGAACCCAACAGATAATCAG TGAGCACCTCGGCAATTCTGCAGTTGAGGCCTCTAACAGTGTACGGAACAACAGTGGAACG ATTCCTGTAAGTCAGGCTACAGCAATGGATGACATTGAGAAATGGCTTGAATTTGATGAT GAAGAGGACATGGGAGACTCTGAAGGCGTAACCAGTGAGG AGTTTGACAGGTTTCTGGCAGAAAGGGCAAGAGCAGCAGACCGTCTTCCTTCAGTGAGAGCATCACAAGACCCAAGCAACCCACAGCCTAACTGCTGA
- the tom1 gene encoding target of Myb protein 1 isoform X1 translates to MEFLIGNPFSTPVGQRIEHATSSTLPSEDWALNMEICDIVNETEEGPRDAVRAIKKRIVGNKNFKEVMLALTVLEACVKNCGHRFHVLVSTREFIEGVLVRAILPRNNPPLVMQDRVLSLIQAWADAFRSSPDLTGVVSVYEDLRRKGLEFPNSDLEALPPIHTPTRSVTDPRPPVTVCSAPCSPKPSSQPPNHTQSQPPQNQNPDDPVILSPQQLKRLRSDIQVVQGNLTVMSDMMTQMHPGCAQPSDKELLLQLYGTCKDMQEKLVELIPRLSEEKLVEELLVTNDEINTTFTRYRRFERLYTHSNTPRQCPTYTNLKDFDPASDQSVGTSELKPCRQPPISTLCSQLATLHTEEVISAHRQNHTGTQQIISEHLGNSAVEASNSVRNNSGTSDSPDSIPLSSSPQFDWMMEKGMIPVSQATAMDDIEKWLEFDDEEDMGDSEGVTSEEFDRFLAERARAADRLPSVRASQDPSNPQPNC, encoded by the exons ATGGAGTTTTTAATTGGAAATCCTTTTTCCACACCAGTGGGGCAGCGAATAG AGCATGCTACCAGCTCAACGTTACCATCAGAAGATTGGGCACTCAATATGGAGATCTGTGACATTGTCAACGAAACTGAAGAGGG ACCCAGAGATGCTGTTAGAGCAATAAAAAAGAGGATTGTGGGAAATAAGAACTTCAAAGAAGTTATGCTGGCATTAACA GTACTGGAGGCATGTGtgaagaactgtggccacagATTCCATGTTCTGGTGTCGACCCGAGAGTTCATAGAGGGGGTTCTTGTCCGAGCTATTTTGCCCAGGAACAATCCTCCTTTGGTGATGCAGGACCGAGTACTCAGCCTCATACAG GCGTGGGCCGATGCATTCCGCAGCTCTCCCGACCTGACGGGTGTGGTGTCTGTTTATGAAGACCTCAGGAGAAAAGGCCTGGAGTTCCCCAACAGTGACCTGGAGGCTCTCCCTCCAATCCACACCCCCACCAGG AGTGTGACAGATCCCCGCCCCCCTGTCACCGTGTGCTCTGCACCCTGCTCTCCGAAGCCGTCATCTCAGCCACCCAACCACACCCAGTCTCAGCCCCCACAGAACCAAAACCCAGATGACCCCGTCATACTTTCACCTCAGCAG TTAAAGAGGTTGAGGTCGGACATTCAGGTGGTGCAGGGCAACCTGACGGTCATGTCTGACATGATGACTCAAATGCATCCAGGGTGTGCTCAGCCGTCCGACAAAGAACTGCTTCTG CAGTTGTATGGCACGTGTAAAGACATGCAGGAGAAACTGGTGGAGCTGATCCCACGACTCTCAGAGGAGAAGCTGGTGGAGGAGCTGCTGGTCACCAACGATGAAATCAACACCACCTTCACACGATACAGGAG GTTTGAGAGACTTTACACTCACTCAAATACCCCTCGGCAG TGCCCCACCTATACTAACCTCAAAGACTTCGACCCAGCCTCTGACCAATCGGTTGGTACATCTGAACTCAAGCCTTGTAGACAGCCACCAATCAGCACTCTTTGCAGCCAACTGGCAACTCTTC ATACAGAAGAAGTTATATCAGCACACAGACAGAATCACACTGGAACCCAACAGATAATCAG TGAGCACCTCGGCAATTCTGCAGTTGAGGCCTCTAACAGTGTACGGAACAACAGTGGAACG AGTGACAGCCCAGACTCCATCCCCCTCAGCTCCTCTCCACAGTTTGATTGGATGATGGAAAAGGGAATG ATTCCTGTAAGTCAGGCTACAGCAATGGATGACATTGAGAAATGGCTTGAATTTGATGAT GAAGAGGACATGGGAGACTCTGAAGGCGTAACCAGTGAGG AGTTTGACAGGTTTCTGGCAGAAAGGGCAAGAGCAGCAGACCGTCTTCCTTCAGTGAGAGCATCACAAGACCCAAGCAACCCACAGCCTAACTGCTGA
- the zgc:171844 gene encoding bMERB domain-containing protein 1: MENDPQPPNQYGSLDRTKVDEDACSKGAESVVSMADSSVTVDDIEGELFKIERIRDILVRRESELRYMMDDIQLCKEITRLKKDLQKLITIPDKDKTSEDRQKEEELLQQIHKLVETRDFLVDDVEFERLREREEDKEMADFLKAKFPKSYRKRNAAEDQRVTSSALHQQASSPFLTKTGITLFKECCGFTCSVM; the protein is encoded by the exons ATGGAAAATGATCCACAGCCACCGAACCAGTACGGCTCTTTGGACCGAACAAAAGTAGACGAAGATGCGTGCAGTAAAG GGGCCGAGAGCGTTGTCTCCATGGCGGACTCCTCTGTCACGGTGGACGACATCGAGGGGGAACTCTTCAAGATCGAGAGGATACGGGACATCCTGGTGCGGCGTGAGTCAGAGCTGAGATACAT GATGGATGACATTCAGCTGTGTAAGGAGATCACCAGACTCAAGAAGGATCTGCAGAAGTTAATCACAATCCCTG ACAAGGACAAAACGAGTGAGGATcgacagaaagaggaggagtTGCTGCAGCAGATACACAAGTTGGTGGAGACGCGAGACTTTCTGGTAGACGATGTGGAGTTTGAGCGACTGAG ggagagggaggaagacaaAGAGATGGCTGACTTCTTGAAGGCAAAATTCCCTAAGAGCTACAGAAAACGCA ATGCAGCTGAAGACCAACGAGTGACCTCTAGTGCGCTGCATCAGCAGGCCTCCTCGCCATTCTTAACTAAAACAGGGATCACACTCTTCAAGGAGTGCTGTGGGTTCACCTGTTCTGTCAtgtag
- the mfsd6l gene encoding major facilitator superfamily domain-containing protein 6-like, which yields MKRSKQWDIKSAMVLAGAFHFLYSCGRACLMPFLTLYLRHLGLSAYMVGIVMGTQHLICLIWHPLSSLLARHHDKRRVVIIGSLVCSAGLGLAFLLLPPSGDATGASICNSTSPLAPRPTTEPANSHPVSHVTVPPQISPTGTPSQLKLTVPAQNLTGLATVGNAFTTIVQSRSESGEASATVSASVERRENYNKGAMNFSSNTKESVAPHRRAARFQRHTEVMKEEEAHYESLGSLNGMDAQHQLFFLVLIVIGLWEIAAAPLQWTADDGLYDYLDFVDATDRHGRVWMWRLLGGACGVFGVGLLVSNLDCFLFGGTSVSRGAVHFFGYALLMLVVVPEAAFLPLYLNRKQVLQRGGRTNNGVKALRLVRDDPRALLCAVTACLVGAASAAVEDFLPWQIQDGGGSELHVGTALGVALLSQVTFPPVLRSGRVLRILGPHGRILLLGAAARALQCLYYSFLRGPWAVLPAQALDCLSVGAFWWALEAQCEDVATPGTERAMRRVYQALALDLGAGLGSFAGGLVVQRFGIAVLFQGLAAGLGLWCVILGLLQWKVPRQRRINYSRLLAADASEVSDTESEQERDWLDKAIQEENSKNSNSHRNNSRQ from the coding sequence ATGAAGCGGAGCAAGCAATGGGATATCAAGTCTGCCATGGTGCTGGCAGGGGCATTCCACTTCCTTTATTCCTGTGGCAGAGCCTGCCTGATGCCTTTCCTCACCCTGTATCTCAGGCACTTGGGTCTCAGTGCCTACATGGTTGGCATCGTCATGGGCACCCAACACCTTATCTGCCTGATATGGCACCCCCTCTCCAGCCTGCTGGCCAGGCACCATGACAAGCGGCGGGTGGTCATCATCGGCTCGCTGGTCTGCTCGGCTGGACTGGGCCTGGCTTTCCTGCTCCTGCCACCCTCAGGGGACGCAACTGGGGCCAGTATCTGTAACTCCACCTCTCCCCTCGCCCCCAGACCCACCACAGAACCTGCCAACAGCCACCCAGTGAGCCACGTAACAGTGCCCCCACAAATCTCCCCTACTGGCACTCCCTCCCAATTAAAACTGACTGTGCCAGCTCAAAACCTCACTGGCTTGGCCACTGTAGGAAATGCCTTCACCACTATTGTCCAGAGCAGGAGTGAAAGTGGGGAAGCTAGTGCAACCGTGTCTGCTAgtgtggagagaagagagaactaCAACAAGGGGGCCATGAACTTTAGCAGTAACACAAAGGAGAGTGTTGCACCACACAGGAGAGCAGCCAGATTTCAGAGGCACACGGAGGTGATGAAAGAGGAAGAGGCCCATTATGAGTCCCTGGGCAGTCTGAATGGGATGGATGCTCAGCACCAGCTCTTCTTCCTGGTGCTCATAGTGATTGGACTGTGGGAGATTGCAGCTGCCCCTCTGCAGTGGACAGCAGATGATGGACTCTACGACTACCTAGACTTTGTTGATGCCACCGACCGGCATGGTCGGGTGTGGATGTGGAGGTTGTTAGGAGGGGCCTGTGGCGTGTTTGGAGTTGGGCTCCTGGTCTCTAACCTGGACTGCTTTTTGTTTGGGGGCACGAGTGTATCCAGGGGTGCTGTGCATTTCTTTGGCTACGCACTGCTAATGCTTGTGGTAGTCCCTGAGGCCGCATTCCTCCCGCTCTACCTCAATCGCAAGCAGGTGCTGCAACGTGGTGGGAGGACAAACAATGGTGTGAAAGCGCTCCGGCTAGTCAGGGACGACCCCCGCGCCCTCCTGTGTGCCGTCACTGCCTGCCTGGTGGGCGCAGCGAGTGCTGCCGTGGAGGACTTCCTGCCGTGGCAGATACAGGACGGCGGGGGCAGCGAGCTGCACGTGGGCACAGCGCTGGGCGTGGCGCTGCTCTCCCAGGTGACCTTCCCGCCGGTGCTCAGGAGCGGACGTGTCCTGCGGATCCTGGGCCCCCACGGCCGGATCCTACTCCTGGGGGCTGCAGCCCGTGCACTCCAATGCCTCTACTACTCCTTCCTCAGGGGCCCGTGGGCCGTCCTCCCTGCCCAGGCGCTGGACTGCCTCAGCGTAGGTGCCTTCTGGTGGGCGCTGGAGGCGCAGTGTGAGGACGTAGCAACACCTGGCACGGAGCGGGCCATGCGGCGGGTCTATCAGGCCCTGGCACTGGATCTTGGCGCCGGGCTTGGCAGCTTTGCAGGGGGGTTGGTGGTACAGAGGTTTGGCATAGCTGTGCTCTTCCAGGGCCTGGCTGCCGGCCTCGGCCTCTGGTGTGTCATCCTCGGCCTTTTACAGTGGAAGGTCCCAAGGCAGCGGAGGATCAACTACTCCCGCCTCCTGGCAGCAGACGCCAGTGAGGTGAGCGACACAGAgtctgagcaggagagagactgGCTGGACAAAGCTATCCAAGAGGAGAACAGCAAGAACAGTAACAGCCACAGAAATAACTCCAGGCAATAA